In a single window of the Rhodamnia argentea isolate NSW1041297 chromosome 2, ASM2092103v1, whole genome shotgun sequence genome:
- the LOC115749998 gene encoding reactive Intermediate Deaminase A, chloroplastic has product MSWLASRAFHAPPIDMRALRARCPLAMGVSCASAVGTSLWRSSSSSGRRTAPFACLGISTDARLKEAVQTDKAPAALGPYSQAIKANNLLFVSGVLGLVPETGQFISDSVEDQTEQLLKNMGEILKAGGASYSSVVKTTIMLADLQDFKKVNEIYAKYFPAPAPARSTYQVAALPLNARIEIECIAAL; this is encoded by the exons ATGTCGTGGCTTGCTTCAAGAGCGTTCCATGCGCCGCCGATCGACATGAGGGCACTGCGGGCCCGGTGCCCTTTGGCCATGGGCGTCAGTTGCGCCTCCGCGGTCGGCACGAGCTTGTGGCGATCGTCGTCGTCTTCGGGGCGACGGACCGCACCGTTTGCTTGCTTGGGCATTTCGACTGATGCTC gtttaaaGGAAGCTGTTCAAACAGACAAAGCTCCAGCTGCTTTAGGACCCTACTCACAGGCTATCAAAGCCAACAACCTTCTGTTTGTATCTGGTGTTCTTGGTCTCGTTCCAGAG ACTGGACAATTTATCTCTGACAGTGTGGAAGACCAGACAGAACAG CTTCTCAAAAACATGGGGGAAATACTGAAAGCTGGGGGTGCCAGCTATTCTTCTGTGGTCAAGACAACGATTAT GCTGGCTGACTTGCAAGACTTCAAAAAAGTGAATGAGATCTATGCAAAAT ATTTTCCGGCACCTGCCCCAGCTCGCTCAACATATCAGGTTGCTGCTCTGCCGCTGAATGCAAGGATTGAGATCGAGTGTATTGCAGCACTTTAA